A stretch of the Maridesulfovibrio zosterae DSM 11974 genome encodes the following:
- the flgG gene encoding flagellar basal-body rod protein FlgG: MMRSLWTAATGMVAQQTHINVLSNNLANVNTQGFKKSRVEFEDLMYQTMKIAGSATEGGNKLPTGMQVGMGVKEVSIHKFFSQGSFESTGNPLDLAIEGQGFFRVDRNGEEAYTRAGAFKLDNEGRVVTSNGYALQPEFIVPPEAVNVVVSEDGHFAALDKNGIELAAVDVPIYDFINEPGLNAVGKNLYVETEASGAPVEGTPGDDRFGTLAQGYLEGSNVELVDEMVGLIVGQRAYETNSKAITTSDSMLQTAINVKR, translated from the coding sequence ATGATGCGCTCACTTTGGACAGCAGCAACTGGTATGGTTGCTCAGCAGACACACATTAATGTTCTTTCGAATAACCTTGCTAACGTGAACACTCAGGGGTTCAAAAAAAGCAGAGTAGAATTTGAGGACCTTATGTATCAGACCATGAAAATTGCCGGCTCTGCCACAGAAGGTGGAAATAAGCTTCCTACCGGTATGCAAGTAGGTATGGGGGTTAAGGAAGTCAGTATTCATAAATTTTTTAGTCAGGGTTCTTTTGAAAGTACCGGTAACCCTCTTGATCTTGCTATTGAAGGTCAGGGATTCTTCCGGGTCGACCGTAATGGTGAGGAAGCATATACACGCGCCGGTGCGTTTAAACTTGATAACGAAGGACGTGTAGTCACCTCCAATGGTTACGCCCTTCAGCCTGAGTTTATTGTTCCACCCGAAGCTGTGAACGTTGTAGTTTCCGAAGATGGTCACTTCGCTGCTCTGGATAAAAACGGTATCGAGCTGGCAGCAGTTGATGTGCCTATTTATGACTTTATCAATGAACCCGGCCTTAATGCGGTCGGTAAGAATCTTTATGTTGAAACTGAAGCTTCCGGTGCTCCTGTTGAGGGAACTCCCGGTGATGATCGCTTCGGAACTCTCGCACAGGGTTATTTGGAAGGCTCAAACGTAGAGCTTGTCGACGAGATGGTAGGACTTATTGTCGGACAGAGAGCTTATGAGACTAATTCAAAGGCTATCACCACTTCTGACTCCATGTTGCAGACAGCAATTAATGTTAAGAGATAA
- the flgF gene encoding flagellar basal-body rod protein FlgF — MQSSVFSALFGAMSNEHRIDISANNLANVNTTGFKRDNCAFQDTFQRFAHDYVVDAKPFIRDKDMFPAPKIMARPRLSEEVIDMSQGAFQKTGNPLDVAIRGDGFLKVQKDGGEFLTRSGVFSLSPEGVIITEQGYPVMANGGEVSVPPRSNIVIDAEGVITADGQQIAQLDFVQPADARSLKKEGENLYTIDGGEEVPAEGELVQGYIEKSNVEVVNEMVAMIECQRSFEMYQKMITTTDTLDQKVIQQVGKVT; from the coding sequence ATGCAATCAAGTGTTTTTAGTGCTTTATTCGGGGCGATGTCCAACGAGCATAGGATTGATATAAGCGCCAATAATTTGGCCAACGTCAATACTACAGGCTTTAAACGCGATAATTGTGCGTTTCAGGATACCTTTCAGAGGTTTGCTCATGATTATGTGGTGGATGCCAAACCTTTTATAAGGGACAAGGATATGTTTCCTGCCCCAAAAATTATGGCCCGCCCCAGACTTTCTGAGGAAGTCATCGATATGTCGCAAGGAGCTTTTCAAAAAACTGGCAACCCGCTTGATGTTGCTATACGGGGTGACGGTTTTTTAAAAGTTCAAAAAGACGGTGGTGAGTTTTTAACACGAAGCGGTGTTTTTTCTCTTTCTCCTGAAGGTGTGATCATTACCGAGCAAGGGTATCCCGTGATGGCTAATGGTGGTGAGGTTTCTGTGCCGCCTCGTTCAAATATAGTTATTGATGCTGAAGGTGTCATTACTGCCGACGGGCAGCAGATAGCTCAGCTTGATTTTGTACAGCCTGCTGATGCCCGATCCCTCAAAAAGGAAGGTGAGAACCTTTATACTATTGATGGCGGGGAAGAAGTTCCTGCAGAGGGTGAGCTTGTTCAGGGCTATATTGAAAAATCTAATGTTGAAGTCGTCAATGAAATGGTTGCGATGATCGAATGTCAGCGCAGCTTCGAAATGTATCAGAAAATGATTACCACCACCGACACGCTGGACCAGAAAGTCATTCAGCAGGTCGGCAAGGTAACTTAA
- the rimP gene encoding ribosome maturation factor RimP yields MEQGSLAIKISEFVEPSIESMGLMLWGVEVTSANRPAVIIYIDSADGVSIDQCAAVSRDVGLMLEVEEIIDSAYILEVSSPGLERKFFKPEQLSGYIGRKLDVALIVPIDGRKKFKGFLEGTDEEGLQLKLEDQEDPFKFEWDRIKKVKLIHEFK; encoded by the coding sequence GTGGAACAAGGCTCACTTGCCATAAAAATCAGCGAGTTCGTGGAACCTTCTATTGAATCCATGGGACTCATGCTCTGGGGTGTTGAAGTAACTTCAGCCAATCGCCCTGCTGTAATTATTTATATTGATAGTGCTGACGGCGTCAGTATTGACCAGTGTGCTGCTGTCAGCAGAGATGTTGGACTCATGCTCGAAGTAGAAGAAATTATCGATAGTGCATATATTTTAGAAGTGTCGTCCCCAGGACTTGAAAGAAAATTTTTCAAGCCGGAACAACTCTCCGGCTATATAGGTAGAAAGCTGGATGTAGCCCTTATAGTTCCCATTGATGGCCGCAAGAAATTTAAAGGTTTTCTTGAAGGTACAGATGAGGAAGGACTCCAGCTTAAGCTTGAAGATCAGGAAGATCCCTTCAAATTTGAATGGGATAGAATTAAAAAAGTAAAACTCATTCACGAGTTTAAATAA
- the nusA gene encoding transcription termination factor NusA — protein sequence MGSELKKAIDQISKDRGIDRDLLIDTLEEAVRSSVARKYGDAMDIEVNFNEDAGEIEVYQFKVVAAEVEDEISEITLEEAQAHDPNVQIDDEMGFKVNIEDLGRIAAQSAKQVIIQRMRDAEQEIIFDEYKTRMHEIVSGIIQRRDRSGWIINLGRTEAVLPKNEQIPRERYKRGDRVQAFIIDVLKEARGPQVTVSRSHPDYMTALFKREVPEVDDATVKIMGVARDPGLRAKVAVNSTDRDVDPVGACVGIRGSRIQNIVQELRGERIDIVVWSQDIAMYAQNALSPAVITRIAVDEDEKTLEVVVPDDQLTVAIGRKGQNVKLASRLLGWKIDVFTESRYGEMNAASKGMDQLASVAEIPLDNFLSAGFETVNQVAGASEEILLTISGMTPSKVSDMKAAIKLLGIGDIEEEFETYQEEAEETVETEDSVKSEETDDADEAAEEVTAEMADEESESGEDDPEEK from the coding sequence ATGGGTTCTGAACTCAAAAAAGCGATTGACCAGATCAGCAAAGACCGTGGGATTGATAGAGATCTTCTCATTGATACTCTAGAAGAAGCGGTGCGTTCTTCTGTGGCTCGTAAATACGGTGATGCCATGGATATTGAGGTCAACTTCAACGAAGATGCTGGTGAAATCGAAGTTTACCAATTCAAGGTTGTTGCTGCTGAAGTAGAAGACGAGATCAGCGAAATAACTCTCGAAGAAGCACAAGCACATGATCCCAATGTCCAGATTGACGATGAAATGGGTTTCAAAGTCAACATTGAAGATCTCGGACGTATTGCAGCACAATCCGCCAAACAGGTTATTATCCAGCGTATGCGCGATGCTGAGCAGGAAATCATCTTTGATGAATACAAAACACGCATGCACGAAATTGTGAGCGGTATTATTCAAAGACGTGACCGTTCCGGATGGATTATAAACCTTGGCCGCACAGAAGCTGTTCTGCCTAAAAATGAACAAATCCCTCGTGAAAGATACAAACGTGGTGACCGTGTTCAAGCATTCATCATTGACGTTCTCAAAGAAGCACGTGGCCCCCAGGTCACCGTTTCCCGCTCACATCCAGACTACATGACAGCTCTCTTTAAAAGAGAAGTTCCTGAAGTGGACGATGCAACTGTAAAAATTATGGGCGTTGCCCGTGATCCAGGCCTTCGTGCCAAAGTTGCTGTAAACTCCACAGACCGTGATGTCGATCCAGTCGGAGCATGTGTAGGTATTCGTGGTTCTAGAATCCAAAACATTGTTCAAGAACTTCGTGGAGAGCGTATCGATATAGTTGTTTGGAGTCAGGACATAGCCATGTACGCTCAGAATGCTCTTTCTCCAGCAGTAATTACTAGAATTGCTGTTGATGAAGACGAAAAAACTCTTGAAGTAGTTGTTCCTGATGACCAGCTTACAGTCGCTATCGGCCGTAAAGGTCAGAACGTAAAACTGGCTTCACGTCTTCTCGGCTGGAAAATTGATGTTTTCACTGAAAGCCGCTACGGAGAAATGAATGCAGCAAGTAAAGGTATGGACCAGCTTGCAAGTGTTGCTGAAATTCCACTGGACAATTTTCTCTCTGCCGGTTTTGAAACTGTCAATCAGGTTGCAGGGGCTTCTGAAGAGATTCTCCTTACTATTTCCGGCATGACTCCTTCTAAAGTATCCGATATGAAAGCAGCAATTAAACTGCTCGGAATTGGTGACATAGAAGAAGAATTTGAAACTTATCAAGAAGAAGCAGAAGAAACTGTTGAAACTGAAGATTCTGTTAAATCAGAAGAAACAGACGATGCAGATGAAGCTGCCGAGGAAGTAACTGCCGAAATGGCAGATGAAGAAAGCGAATCCGGAGAAGATGATCCGGAAGAGAAATAA
- a CDS encoding YlxR family protein, translating into MTGKESSKQHIPERSCVICRQRFAKKELFRFVSGKGASDNELIPDDKKVMQGRGYYVCGNETCLERFKFFRPRKKKFRG; encoded by the coding sequence TTGACCGGAAAAGAAAGCAGCAAGCAACACATACCCGAAAGGTCGTGTGTGATTTGCAGGCAGCGTTTTGCCAAGAAAGAACTGTTCAGGTTCGTTAGCGGCAAGGGGGCTTCCGATAACGAACTTATTCCGGACGATAAAAAGGTAATGCAAGGCCGTGGATATTATGTCTGCGGCAACGAAACATGCCTTGAAAGATTTAAATTTTTTCGGCCACGGAAGAAGAAATTCAGGGGGTAG
- the infB gene encoding translation initiation factor IF-2: protein MASKIKVKELATELGVNPKDILQKLREQGVQAKSTVAGISEEHAATIRKELSGASSDVVRREVQPGVIVRRRKSVKAKDQENQPESKDSTPETKENKEEAPQKATPAAEKVEAQDEKAPAKKKKTKKKAPVKSDKPLVKVIKPEELNKKTVEEAPVKEDTAAAPKAETPPSAEPVEKKAPADETPAAPPAEEKSVKEPKRKTEEKDVKTKDTEVKKKKRKKKKEIEAPKVKIISRPDPNLEAAQRAAEGPGKRRAPERPGPRPGGGRPGGPGGRPGGGRPGGPGGRPGGGRPGGRPGGPAGAGRPDAAGGRPIPGTPDPSNDQSKKKKFKKDRRVVEFGKDYKKSDQEKELESKFRKKKGKKGRGRPEPQPVQQKPLKAAKRKIKFNEAIRLSDMAHQMGLKAQELIKALFGLGVMATINQSLDLDTATLLAAEFEYEVENVSYSEADLLVPVSEADEEKHLKKRPPIVTIMGHVDHGKTSLLDAIRHSTVTDGEAGGITQHIGAYHVTTDRGEIVFLDTPGHEAFTTMRMRGAQVTDIVILVVAADDGVMDQTREAISHSKAAGVPIVVAVNKMDKEGANPERVQRELADYDLVPEDWGGDTMFVPVSAKQRTGLDELLEVVQLQAEVLELKANPDKSARGNIVEAKLDKGRGPVGTVLIQEGTINQGDPFVCGLYHGRVRAMFDDRGKKIKTAGPAFPVEIQGFDGIPEAGDEFICVADDKIARRIAQERKLKHRERELAGKSKVTLESFLASKPNQEVQTLNVVLKADVQGSLEAIGEALAKLATEEIKVDVIHGGAGAITESDILLASASQAIIIGFNVRPTVKIKEVAEREEVEIRFYDIIYKLVNEIKDAMGGMLSPDIKENYLGQAEVRQTFSVPKVGTIAGCMVVDGKLTRHAKVRLLRDGVVIYTGNLSSLKRFKDDAKEVAKSYECGVGLERYNDLKEGDFIEAFEEVEIARTLE from the coding sequence ATGGCTTCAAAAATCAAAGTGAAGGAATTGGCCACCGAGTTAGGGGTCAATCCTAAAGACATACTTCAAAAACTTCGGGAACAGGGAGTGCAGGCTAAAAGCACTGTTGCCGGTATTAGCGAAGAGCATGCTGCGACTATTCGCAAAGAACTTTCAGGTGCTTCAAGTGACGTTGTCAGACGTGAAGTACAGCCTGGTGTGATCGTACGGCGTCGTAAAAGCGTAAAGGCCAAAGATCAGGAAAATCAGCCTGAATCTAAAGATTCTACACCAGAAACAAAGGAAAACAAAGAAGAAGCTCCACAAAAAGCAACTCCAGCTGCGGAGAAAGTGGAAGCTCAGGACGAAAAAGCACCAGCAAAGAAAAAGAAAACAAAGAAAAAAGCTCCGGTAAAAAGTGATAAACCTCTTGTTAAGGTAATTAAACCGGAAGAACTGAATAAAAAGACAGTAGAAGAAGCCCCCGTAAAAGAAGACACAGCAGCGGCTCCCAAAGCGGAAACACCCCCTTCTGCCGAGCCAGTTGAAAAGAAAGCTCCCGCGGATGAAACCCCTGCTGCTCCCCCGGCGGAAGAAAAAAGCGTTAAAGAGCCAAAACGTAAGACTGAAGAAAAAGACGTAAAAACCAAAGATACAGAAGTTAAAAAGAAAAAGCGCAAAAAGAAAAAAGAAATTGAAGCGCCTAAAGTTAAAATTATTTCTAGACCGGATCCAAACTTAGAAGCAGCACAACGTGCAGCTGAAGGTCCTGGCAAAAGACGTGCACCGGAACGTCCTGGTCCAAGACCAGGTGGTGGACGTCCTGGCGGTCCCGGCGGTAGACCTGGCGGCGGACGCCCAGGCGGTCCCGGCGGAAGACCTGGCGGCGGACGTCCCGGAGGTAGACCTGGCGGACCTGCTGGAGCAGGCAGACCTGATGCTGCTGGCGGAAGACCTATTCCAGGTACTCCGGATCCTAGCAATGATCAAAGCAAGAAAAAGAAATTTAAAAAAGACAGACGTGTTGTAGAGTTTGGTAAAGATTACAAAAAAAGTGATCAGGAAAAAGAACTCGAAAGCAAGTTTCGTAAGAAAAAAGGCAAGAAAGGCAGAGGTCGTCCTGAGCCGCAGCCAGTACAGCAGAAACCGCTTAAGGCTGCTAAACGTAAAATTAAGTTCAATGAAGCCATCAGACTTTCTGACATGGCTCACCAGATGGGACTTAAAGCTCAAGAACTTATTAAGGCTCTTTTCGGCCTTGGAGTCATGGCGACCATCAACCAGTCACTTGACCTTGATACAGCAACTTTACTCGCAGCTGAATTTGAATATGAAGTAGAGAACGTTTCCTACTCGGAAGCAGATCTTCTTGTACCTGTAAGTGAAGCTGACGAAGAAAAACACCTCAAAAAACGTCCTCCCATTGTTACAATTATGGGACACGTTGACCATGGTAAAACATCACTGCTTGATGCAATCCGTCACAGTACCGTTACCGATGGTGAGGCAGGCGGTATCACCCAGCACATTGGTGCATACCATGTTACTACTGACCGTGGTGAAATCGTATTTCTTGATACTCCAGGTCATGAAGCATTTACTACAATGCGTATGCGTGGAGCTCAGGTAACAGATATTGTTATTCTGGTTGTAGCGGCTGATGATGGTGTCATGGATCAAACCCGTGAAGCAATCAGTCACTCTAAAGCAGCTGGCGTCCCCATTGTTGTTGCAGTTAACAAAATGGATAAAGAAGGCGCTAACCCTGAAAGAGTTCAGCGCGAACTCGCAGACTACGATCTTGTTCCTGAAGACTGGGGTGGAGACACAATGTTTGTTCCTGTCTCCGCAAAGCAGAGAACAGGACTTGATGAACTGCTTGAAGTAGTCCAGTTACAGGCTGAAGTTCTTGAACTTAAAGCCAACCCGGACAAATCAGCACGCGGTAATATTGTCGAAGCTAAGCTTGATAAAGGTCGCGGACCTGTCGGAACCGTCCTTATTCAGGAAGGTACCATCAATCAAGGCGATCCATTCGTTTGTGGTCTCTACCACGGACGAGTCAGAGCTATGTTTGATGACCGCGGTAAAAAGATTAAAACAGCCGGCCCAGCTTTCCCTGTTGAAATTCAGGGATTTGATGGAATACCTGAAGCAGGTGATGAGTTTATCTGCGTAGCTGATGATAAGATTGCACGCCGTATTGCTCAGGAACGTAAGCTGAAACATCGTGAACGTGAGCTGGCAGGTAAATCCAAGGTTACCCTTGAATCCTTCCTTGCTTCTAAACCGAATCAGGAAGTTCAGACTCTTAACGTTGTGCTTAAAGCTGACGTACAGGGTTCACTTGAAGCGATCGGTGAAGCTCTTGCCAAACTGGCAACAGAAGAGATTAAGGTTGATGTTATCCACGGAGGAGCAGGAGCAATCACAGAATCAGATATTCTGCTCGCATCTGCATCGCAGGCAATCATTATCGGTTTTAACGTAAGACCTACTGTTAAAATTAAAGAAGTTGCTGAACGTGAAGAAGTAGAAATCCGCTTCTACGATATCATCTACAAGCTTGTTAATGAAATTAAGGATGCAATGGGCGGTATGCTCTCCCCGGATATTAAGGAGAACTACCTTGGACAGGCTGAAGTTCGCCAGACATTCTCTGTTCCAAAAGTCGGAACAATTGCAGGTTGTATGGTTGTAGACGGAAAGCTGACCAGACATGCCAAAGTCAGACTGCTGCGTGACGGTGTCGTTATCTACACAGGAAACTTGAGCTCGCTTAAACGTTTCAAAGATGACGCCAAAGAAGTTGCCAAGAGCTACGAATGCGGTGTCGGACTTGAAAGATATAATGACCTCAAAGAAGGTGACTTTATTGAAGCCTTTGAAGAAGTCGAAATTGCAAGAACTCTCGAATAA
- a CDS encoding DUF503 domain-containing protein, with translation MIIGVLSLEFRLHGNRSLKDKRKISLSLKQKLRNKFNLSVSEVEAMDSHERLVLAAVTVANETRKVESRLSKALAMIEAISPAELVNCETEIFSS, from the coding sequence ATGATAATAGGCGTACTGTCACTCGAATTCAGATTACATGGCAACAGATCACTTAAAGATAAACGGAAAATATCACTCAGCCTGAAGCAGAAGCTTCGAAACAAATTCAACCTCTCAGTATCTGAGGTTGAAGCTATGGACTCACATGAAAGGCTGGTTCTTGCCGCAGTGACAGTTGCAAATGAAACTCGTAAGGTTGAAAGCAGATTATCAAAAGCTCTGGCGATGATTGAAGCTATCTCCCCAGCTGAATTAGTTAACTGCGAAACCGAAATTTTCAGTTCCTGA